The following coding sequences are from one Canis lupus baileyi chromosome 19, mCanLup2.hap1, whole genome shotgun sequence window:
- the CSPG5 gene encoding chondroitin sulfate proteoglycan 5 isoform X1 — translation MGRAGGGGPGRGPPPLLLLLGAALVLAAGAAPAREAGSAVEAEEQVRSVLAWEPRANSTREKAGPPAAGEEETSWTAPGGQPAVVGPGVGPEEALEASAAVTGTAWLEADSPGLGGATVEAGSGDTQALPATLPTPEEALRRASVAPATPETTEASGPPSPTPGDQLRPGPELPKESPLEVWLNLGGSTHDPHGPEPTFPFQGTLEPRPASDIIDIDYFEGLDGEGRGADLGSFPVSPGTSEHHPDTGGETPSWSLLDLYDDFTPFDESDFYPTTSFYDDLEEEEEEEDDDKDAAEGGDLEDESDLLAPTEKPGLRPGPGQPTSRWHAVPPQHTLGLVPGSSIALRPRPGEPGRDLAPSENGTECRSGFVRHNGSCRSVCDLFPSYCHNGGQCYLVDNIGAFCRCNTQDYIWHKGMRCESIITDFQVMCVAVGSAALVLLLLFMMTVFFAKKLYLLKTENTKLRRTNKFRTPSELHNDNFSLSTIAEGSHPNDDPSASHKIQEVLKSCLKEEESFNIQNSMSPKLEGGKGDQADLEVNCLQNNLT, via the exons ATGGGccgagccgggggcgggggcccgggccgggggccgccgccgctgctgctgcttctggggGCCGCGCTGGTCCTCGCCGCCGGGGCCGCGCCGG CGCGGGAGGCCGGAAGCGCCGTCGAGGCCGAAGAGCAGGTGAGGAGCGTCCTGGCGTGGGAGCCACGTGCCAACAGCACGCGGGAGAAGGCTGGCCCGCCAgctgctggggaggaggagaccTCGTGGACTGCACCTGGCGGCCAGCCGGCCGTGGTGGGGCCTGGGGTCGGGCCAGAGGAGGCGCTGGAGGCGTCCGCGGCCGTGACCGGCACAGCCTGGCTGGAGGCTGACAGCCCGGGCCTGGGCGGAGCGACCGTAGAGGCTGGCAGCGGCGACACCCAGGCCCTTCCGGCCACGCTCCCGACTCCGGAGGAGGCCCTCCGACGTGCATCGGTGGCCCCCGCCACCCCCGAGACTACAGAGGCCAGCGGAccaccctcccccactcctgGCGACCAGCTACGCCCAGGCCCCGAACTCCCCAAGGAGAGCCCCTTGGAGGTTTGGCTGAACCTGGGAGGCAGCACACATGACCCGCATGGGCCAGAGCCCACGTTCCCCTTTCAGGGCACACTGGAGCCCCGGCCGGCGTCAGATATCATTGACATCGACTACTTCGAAGGATTGGATGGTGAGGGCCGTGGCGCCGACTTGGGGAGCTTCCCGGTGTCGCCAGGAACCTCAGAGCACCACCCGGATACTGGGGGAGAGACcccttcctggagcctgcttgaCTTATACGATGACTTCACCCCCTTTGATGAATCTGACTTCTACCCCACTACATCCTTCTATGATGacttggaggaagaggaggaggaagaggatgacgACAAGGATGCAGCGGAAGGTGGAGACCTGGAAGATGAAAGTGACCTTCTGGCGCCCACTGAGAAGcctgggctgaggccagggcctgGCCAGCCCACCAGTCGGTGGCATGCTGTCCCCCCACAGCATACTCTGGGGTTGGTCCCTGGCAGCAGCATCGCCCTCAGACCCCGTCCGGGAGAGCCGGGCAGGGACCTGGCCCCGAGCGAGAACGGCACTGAGTGCCGCAGCGGCTTTGTGCGGCATAACGGCTCCTGCCGATCCGTGTGCGACCTCTTCCCAAGTTACTGTCACAACGGCGGCCAGTGCTACCTGGTGGACAACATAGGGGCCTTCTGCAG GTGTAACACACAGGACTACATCTGGCACAAGGGGATGCGCTGCGAGTCCATCATCACCGACTTCCAGGTGATGTGCGTGGCCGTCGGCTCAGCCGCCCTCGTGCTGCTCCTGCTCTTCATGATGACAGTGTTCTTCGCCAAGAAGCTGTATCTGCTCAAGACAGAGAATACCAAGCTGCGTAGGACCAA CAAATTCCGGACCCCGTCTGAGCTCCACAACGATAacttctccctttccaccattGCCGAAGGCTCTCACCCAAAC gACGATCCCAGTGCTTCCCACAAAATCCAGGAGGTTCTCAAGTCCTGCCTGAAAGAGGAGGAGTCATTTAACATCCAGAACTCCATGTCTCCCAAACTGGAGGGTGGCAAAGGTGACCAGGCTGACTTGGAGGTGAACTGTCTTCAGAACAACCTCACCTAA
- the CSPG5 gene encoding chondroitin sulfate proteoglycan 5 isoform X2: MGRAGGGGPGRGPPPLLLLLGAALVLAAGAAPAREAGSAVEAEEQVRSVLAWEPRANSTREKAGPPAAGEEETSWTAPGGQPAVVGPGVGPEEALEASAAVTGTAWLEADSPGLGGATVEAGSGDTQALPATLPTPEEALRRASVAPATPETTEASGPPSPTPGDQLRPGPELPKESPLEVWLNLGGSTHDPHGPEPTFPFQGTLEPRPASDIIDIDYFEGLDGEGRGADLGSFPVSPGTSEHHPDTGGETPSWSLLDLYDDFTPFDESDFYPTTSFYDDLEEEEEEEDDDKDAAEGGDLEDESDLLAPTEKPGLRPGPGQPTSRWHAVPPQHTLGLVPGSSIALRPRPGEPGRDLAPSENGTECRSGFVRHNGSCRSVCDLFPSYCHNGGQCYLVDNIGAFCRCNTQDYIWHKGMRCESIITDFQVMCVAVGSAALVLLLLFMMTVFFAKKLYLLKTENTKLRRTNKFRTPSELHNDNFSLSTIAEGSHPNDYLGSREIAENKMDQESCRMGLTFQCHDVHSSKKTDNTKFW, from the exons ATGGGccgagccgggggcgggggcccgggccgggggccgccgccgctgctgctgcttctggggGCCGCGCTGGTCCTCGCCGCCGGGGCCGCGCCGG CGCGGGAGGCCGGAAGCGCCGTCGAGGCCGAAGAGCAGGTGAGGAGCGTCCTGGCGTGGGAGCCACGTGCCAACAGCACGCGGGAGAAGGCTGGCCCGCCAgctgctggggaggaggagaccTCGTGGACTGCACCTGGCGGCCAGCCGGCCGTGGTGGGGCCTGGGGTCGGGCCAGAGGAGGCGCTGGAGGCGTCCGCGGCCGTGACCGGCACAGCCTGGCTGGAGGCTGACAGCCCGGGCCTGGGCGGAGCGACCGTAGAGGCTGGCAGCGGCGACACCCAGGCCCTTCCGGCCACGCTCCCGACTCCGGAGGAGGCCCTCCGACGTGCATCGGTGGCCCCCGCCACCCCCGAGACTACAGAGGCCAGCGGAccaccctcccccactcctgGCGACCAGCTACGCCCAGGCCCCGAACTCCCCAAGGAGAGCCCCTTGGAGGTTTGGCTGAACCTGGGAGGCAGCACACATGACCCGCATGGGCCAGAGCCCACGTTCCCCTTTCAGGGCACACTGGAGCCCCGGCCGGCGTCAGATATCATTGACATCGACTACTTCGAAGGATTGGATGGTGAGGGCCGTGGCGCCGACTTGGGGAGCTTCCCGGTGTCGCCAGGAACCTCAGAGCACCACCCGGATACTGGGGGAGAGACcccttcctggagcctgcttgaCTTATACGATGACTTCACCCCCTTTGATGAATCTGACTTCTACCCCACTACATCCTTCTATGATGacttggaggaagaggaggaggaagaggatgacgACAAGGATGCAGCGGAAGGTGGAGACCTGGAAGATGAAAGTGACCTTCTGGCGCCCACTGAGAAGcctgggctgaggccagggcctgGCCAGCCCACCAGTCGGTGGCATGCTGTCCCCCCACAGCATACTCTGGGGTTGGTCCCTGGCAGCAGCATCGCCCTCAGACCCCGTCCGGGAGAGCCGGGCAGGGACCTGGCCCCGAGCGAGAACGGCACTGAGTGCCGCAGCGGCTTTGTGCGGCATAACGGCTCCTGCCGATCCGTGTGCGACCTCTTCCCAAGTTACTGTCACAACGGCGGCCAGTGCTACCTGGTGGACAACATAGGGGCCTTCTGCAG GTGTAACACACAGGACTACATCTGGCACAAGGGGATGCGCTGCGAGTCCATCATCACCGACTTCCAGGTGATGTGCGTGGCCGTCGGCTCAGCCGCCCTCGTGCTGCTCCTGCTCTTCATGATGACAGTGTTCTTCGCCAAGAAGCTGTATCTGCTCAAGACAGAGAATACCAAGCTGCGTAGGACCAA CAAATTCCGGACCCCGTCTGAGCTCCACAACGATAacttctccctttccaccattGCCGAAGGCTCTCACCCAAAC GACTACTTGGGCAGCAGGGAGATAGCAGAGAACAAAATGGACCAGGAATCCTGCAGGATGGGGCTTACATTCCAGTGTCATGATGTTCATTCAAG taaaaagactgacaataccaagttcTGGTGA
- the CSPG5 gene encoding chondroitin sulfate proteoglycan 5 isoform X3, with protein sequence MGRAGGGGPGRGPPPLLLLLGAALVLAAGAAPAREAGSAVEAEEQVRSVLAWEPRANSTREKAGPPAAGEEETSWTAPGGQPAVVGPGVGPEEALEASAAVTGTAWLEADSPGLGGATVEAGSGDTQALPATLPTPEEALRRASVAPATPETTEASGPPSPTPGDQLRPGPELPKESPLEVWLNLGGSTHDPHGPEPTFPFQGTLEPRPASDIIDIDYFEGLDGEGRGADLGSFPVSPGTSEHHPDTGGETPSWSLLDLYDDFTPFDESDFYPTTSFYDDLEEEEEEEDDDKDAAEGGDLEDESDLLAPTEKPGLRPGPGQPTSRWHAVPPQHTLGLVPGSSIALRPRPGEPGRDLAPSENGTECRSGFVRHNGSCRSVCDLFPSYCHNGGQCYLVDNIGAFCRCNTQDYIWHKGMRCESIITDFQVMCVAVGSAALVLLLLFMMTVFFAKKLYLLKTENTKLRRTNKFRTPSELHNDNFSLSTIAEGSHPNDYLGSREIAENKMDQESCRMGLTFQCHDVHSRNMETQRHR encoded by the exons ATGGGccgagccgggggcgggggcccgggccgggggccgccgccgctgctgctgcttctggggGCCGCGCTGGTCCTCGCCGCCGGGGCCGCGCCGG CGCGGGAGGCCGGAAGCGCCGTCGAGGCCGAAGAGCAGGTGAGGAGCGTCCTGGCGTGGGAGCCACGTGCCAACAGCACGCGGGAGAAGGCTGGCCCGCCAgctgctggggaggaggagaccTCGTGGACTGCACCTGGCGGCCAGCCGGCCGTGGTGGGGCCTGGGGTCGGGCCAGAGGAGGCGCTGGAGGCGTCCGCGGCCGTGACCGGCACAGCCTGGCTGGAGGCTGACAGCCCGGGCCTGGGCGGAGCGACCGTAGAGGCTGGCAGCGGCGACACCCAGGCCCTTCCGGCCACGCTCCCGACTCCGGAGGAGGCCCTCCGACGTGCATCGGTGGCCCCCGCCACCCCCGAGACTACAGAGGCCAGCGGAccaccctcccccactcctgGCGACCAGCTACGCCCAGGCCCCGAACTCCCCAAGGAGAGCCCCTTGGAGGTTTGGCTGAACCTGGGAGGCAGCACACATGACCCGCATGGGCCAGAGCCCACGTTCCCCTTTCAGGGCACACTGGAGCCCCGGCCGGCGTCAGATATCATTGACATCGACTACTTCGAAGGATTGGATGGTGAGGGCCGTGGCGCCGACTTGGGGAGCTTCCCGGTGTCGCCAGGAACCTCAGAGCACCACCCGGATACTGGGGGAGAGACcccttcctggagcctgcttgaCTTATACGATGACTTCACCCCCTTTGATGAATCTGACTTCTACCCCACTACATCCTTCTATGATGacttggaggaagaggaggaggaagaggatgacgACAAGGATGCAGCGGAAGGTGGAGACCTGGAAGATGAAAGTGACCTTCTGGCGCCCACTGAGAAGcctgggctgaggccagggcctgGCCAGCCCACCAGTCGGTGGCATGCTGTCCCCCCACAGCATACTCTGGGGTTGGTCCCTGGCAGCAGCATCGCCCTCAGACCCCGTCCGGGAGAGCCGGGCAGGGACCTGGCCCCGAGCGAGAACGGCACTGAGTGCCGCAGCGGCTTTGTGCGGCATAACGGCTCCTGCCGATCCGTGTGCGACCTCTTCCCAAGTTACTGTCACAACGGCGGCCAGTGCTACCTGGTGGACAACATAGGGGCCTTCTGCAG GTGTAACACACAGGACTACATCTGGCACAAGGGGATGCGCTGCGAGTCCATCATCACCGACTTCCAGGTGATGTGCGTGGCCGTCGGCTCAGCCGCCCTCGTGCTGCTCCTGCTCTTCATGATGACAGTGTTCTTCGCCAAGAAGCTGTATCTGCTCAAGACAGAGAATACCAAGCTGCGTAGGACCAA CAAATTCCGGACCCCGTCTGAGCTCCACAACGATAacttctccctttccaccattGCCGAAGGCTCTCACCCAAAC GACTACTTGGGCAGCAGGGAGATAGCAGAGAACAAAATGGACCAGGAATCCTGCAGGATGGGGCTTACATTCCAGTGTCATGATGTTCATTCAAG gaacatggagacacagagacatagataa
- the CSPG5 gene encoding chondroitin sulfate proteoglycan 5 isoform X4 — MGRAGGGGPGRGPPPLLLLLGAALVLAAGAAPAREAGSAVEAEEQVRSVLAWEPRANSTREKAGPPAAGEEETSWTAPGGQPAVVGPGVGPEEALEASAAVTGTAWLEADSPGLGGATVEAGSGDTQALPATLPTPEEALRRASVAPATPETTEASGPPSPTPGDQLRPGPELPKESPLEVWLNLGGSTHDPHGPEPTFPFQGTLEPRPASDIIDIDYFEGLDGEGRGADLGSFPVSPGTSEHHPDTGGETPSWSLLDLYDDFTPFDESDFYPTTSFYDDLEEEEEEEDDDKDAAEGGDLEDESDLLAPTEKPGLRPGPGQPTSRWHAVPPQHTLGLVPGSSIALRPRPGEPGRDLAPSENGTECRSGFVRHNGSCRSVCDLFPSYCHNGGQCYLVDNIGAFCRCNTQDYIWHKGMRCESIITDFQVMCVAVGSAALVLLLLFMMTVFFAKKLYLLKTENTKLRRTNKFRTPSELHNDNFSLSTIAEGSHPNDYLGSREIAENKMDQESCRMGLTFQCHDVHSRFST; from the exons ATGGGccgagccgggggcgggggcccgggccgggggccgccgccgctgctgctgcttctggggGCCGCGCTGGTCCTCGCCGCCGGGGCCGCGCCGG CGCGGGAGGCCGGAAGCGCCGTCGAGGCCGAAGAGCAGGTGAGGAGCGTCCTGGCGTGGGAGCCACGTGCCAACAGCACGCGGGAGAAGGCTGGCCCGCCAgctgctggggaggaggagaccTCGTGGACTGCACCTGGCGGCCAGCCGGCCGTGGTGGGGCCTGGGGTCGGGCCAGAGGAGGCGCTGGAGGCGTCCGCGGCCGTGACCGGCACAGCCTGGCTGGAGGCTGACAGCCCGGGCCTGGGCGGAGCGACCGTAGAGGCTGGCAGCGGCGACACCCAGGCCCTTCCGGCCACGCTCCCGACTCCGGAGGAGGCCCTCCGACGTGCATCGGTGGCCCCCGCCACCCCCGAGACTACAGAGGCCAGCGGAccaccctcccccactcctgGCGACCAGCTACGCCCAGGCCCCGAACTCCCCAAGGAGAGCCCCTTGGAGGTTTGGCTGAACCTGGGAGGCAGCACACATGACCCGCATGGGCCAGAGCCCACGTTCCCCTTTCAGGGCACACTGGAGCCCCGGCCGGCGTCAGATATCATTGACATCGACTACTTCGAAGGATTGGATGGTGAGGGCCGTGGCGCCGACTTGGGGAGCTTCCCGGTGTCGCCAGGAACCTCAGAGCACCACCCGGATACTGGGGGAGAGACcccttcctggagcctgcttgaCTTATACGATGACTTCACCCCCTTTGATGAATCTGACTTCTACCCCACTACATCCTTCTATGATGacttggaggaagaggaggaggaagaggatgacgACAAGGATGCAGCGGAAGGTGGAGACCTGGAAGATGAAAGTGACCTTCTGGCGCCCACTGAGAAGcctgggctgaggccagggcctgGCCAGCCCACCAGTCGGTGGCATGCTGTCCCCCCACAGCATACTCTGGGGTTGGTCCCTGGCAGCAGCATCGCCCTCAGACCCCGTCCGGGAGAGCCGGGCAGGGACCTGGCCCCGAGCGAGAACGGCACTGAGTGCCGCAGCGGCTTTGTGCGGCATAACGGCTCCTGCCGATCCGTGTGCGACCTCTTCCCAAGTTACTGTCACAACGGCGGCCAGTGCTACCTGGTGGACAACATAGGGGCCTTCTGCAG GTGTAACACACAGGACTACATCTGGCACAAGGGGATGCGCTGCGAGTCCATCATCACCGACTTCCAGGTGATGTGCGTGGCCGTCGGCTCAGCCGCCCTCGTGCTGCTCCTGCTCTTCATGATGACAGTGTTCTTCGCCAAGAAGCTGTATCTGCTCAAGACAGAGAATACCAAGCTGCGTAGGACCAA CAAATTCCGGACCCCGTCTGAGCTCCACAACGATAacttctccctttccaccattGCCGAAGGCTCTCACCCAAAC GACTACTTGGGCAGCAGGGAGATAGCAGAGAACAAAATGGACCAGGAATCCTGCAGGATGGGGCTTACATTCCAGTGTCATGATGTTCATTCAAG attttctacatag